TTGACCGTGTTTTTCAGGTGGGTTCGCAGGGTGGGGGAGGAGAGAACCAGGAACCCTCCGGCCGCGACGGCCAGGATTCCGCTCGCCATGCCCAGGAGAAACCACGTCAGCTTGTTTTTAAAAAGCGGCATTCACCCATCCTGTCTGTGATTGGAAAACACTTCGATGTCCCGGTAAAGACAAGAATCAAGCGGGAAGTCCTTATTCCTTGAATTCCTTCGGGCTCAGGCCGTGCTTTTTGATCAGCGCGTGGACCGTGGGCCGGCTGGTGCCGATCATGCGGGCCACGTGGCTGATGTTTCCGCGCGCCTGTTCGAACGCTTCCACCAGCATCCGTTTTTCCGCCTCTTCCCGGGCCCCTGTCAGATTCATGGAAAGAGTGCTTTCTCCATGTTTTCTGGAGTCGAGACCGATATCGAGATCCTCCCGGGTGACCCATTTCCCGCTGGCGATGATCACCGCCCTCTGGATCCGGTTTTCGAGCTCCCGGATGTTTCCCGGCCAGTCGTGTTTCCGGATGACGTCCAGACACTCCCTGTTGAAGTCGATCACCTGGGGTTTGTTGTATTCCGTCCGAAACTTCTCCAGAAAGTGCTGGGCCAGGAGGAGGACATCTTCTCCCCGGTCCCGAAGAGGTGGAAGATGGAAGCTCATGACGGACAGACGGTAATAGAGGTCTTCCCGAAAGCGTCCCCGGGCCATCAGCTCGTTCAGTGGCTGGTTGGTGGCGGCGATGATCCGCACATCGAGCTGCTTTCCGTTCCGGCTTCCGACCCGTTCGACGATCTTGTCCTGCAAGACCCGCAGAAGCTTCACCTGAAGTTCGATCTGAAGTTCGGCCACTTCATCCAAAAAGAGCGTTCCGTGATGGGCGGCTTCGAATTTTCCGGCCCGGCTTTCCGTCGCTCCCGTAAACGCTCCTTTCTCATGCCCGAACAGTTCGCTTTCGAGAAGGCTCTCCGGAATGGCGCCGCAATTGATGGCGACGAAAGGCCCATTCTTGCGGGGGCTTCGTTCATGGATGGCCCGGGCGAACAACTCTTTGCCCGTTCCACTTTCTCCCGTGATCAGAACCGACACGTCCGTGGCGCTGATCTTTTGCAAGATCCGGAGCATCTCCTTCATGCCGGGATTTTTTGTGACGATGCCTGGAAATGGATTGGACTCCTCGGCAGAGGGGGATAATTCTTTCGGGCGGGCGGGAGTCCGGGAAAGAAGAGCCCGGTTGCAGGCCCGGCCCACCACCCGTTTCAGCTCTTCGGGGTCGACGGATTTGTCGAGAAGGTCGTAAGCGCCGAGGCGAACCGCCTCCAGCGCCCGGGGCCGGTCGATGGATCCGCTCAGGATGATCCCGTGAAAATGCGGGTCGGCTTCGGCGAAAAAGCGGAGAAGATCGATGCCGTCCTGCCCGGAGTCCTTGCCAAGCGACAGATCGAGGATCGCGACCGGAGGTTTTTCCCGGACAAAGATCTCAATGGCGGAGGAGGCGCTGTCGGCGGTCAGGACGGGATACTCTCCCTTGAACAGCCACGTCATCTGCTTCAGCACGACCGGATCGTCGTCCACGATCAGGATCGATGGTTGGAAAGAGAGGGCTTCGGGGGTCTCGTGCGTCATGGGTGACTTCCTCCCGCAAGATCGCTTTGTCCGGATCGGGCGGCCATCTCGACCGGACGGGACGAGCCCGGAATGTAGCGGTCCAGAAGCGGAGACAGATTTCTCAGAAAACGGACTTCCTTCCGGAATGTCTGCCCGACCGAGCCCCTGACCGGCATGGAAACGCGGACGAGAGCCCCATCGGTGCGGTGAAGGAGAAGGGCGTCCTCGATCAGATAGATTCGTCCCCGGTATTCGTTGGCGAAGAGATGGCCCCTCTCCTGATACCAGTAGAGGACGAGCTGTTTTTCCAGCCCTTTCTGGATC
The sequence above is drawn from the Leptospirillum ferriphilum ML-04 genome and encodes:
- the prsR gene encoding PEP-CTERM-box response regulator transcription factor; the protein is MTHETPEALSFQPSILIVDDDPVVLKQMTWLFKGEYPVLTADSASSAIEIFVREKPPVAILDLSLGKDSGQDGIDLLRFFAEADPHFHGIILSGSIDRPRALEAVRLGAYDLLDKSVDPEELKRVVGRACNRALLSRTPARPKELSPSAEESNPFPGIVTKNPGMKEMLRILQKISATDVSVLITGESGTGKELFARAIHERSPRKNGPFVAINCGAIPESLLESELFGHEKGAFTGATESRAGKFEAAHHGTLFLDEVAELQIELQVKLLRVLQDKIVERVGSRNGKQLDVRIIAATNQPLNELMARGRFREDLYYRLSVMSFHLPPLRDRGEDVLLLAQHFLEKFRTEYNKPQVIDFNRECLDVIRKHDWPGNIRELENRIQRAVIIASGKWVTREDLDIGLDSRKHGESTLSMNLTGAREEAEKRMLVEAFEQARGNISHVARMIGTSRPTVHALIKKHGLSPKEFKE